A stretch of Paenibacillus peoriae DNA encodes these proteins:
- a CDS encoding ATP-binding protein codes for MKKQGVLFFIILLLAVALPVYPLVSGVLSGNSHWKAHNGVIDLRNWDPKKEGPVQLGGEWEFYPNQLVQPPSFHGIQDKDWENHQSSSELGMETRSPAKIVDVPGRWNQWMPEGQATGYGTYHVRLLLPEKVENLYGIHMQNIRSSSRVWIDGAEVGASGIPSVSADKGEQGNAPYVGFAAVDGHSADITVHVANYSYSSGGIIYPLLFGDYASITHSREVAMAEDTVLVAGFFIPTVFFIMLYLLRKKEKALLYLACSCIAALFYILTHGEKLLAWGIPDLPYEWILKIQSFSSTLFYYFLIRYVHLSTQIVMNRIVLRFYHITTALMLGMGLFLPTLVLSSFELFILLFGVVSVGYVLLILIRGLLQQTDDAALLVISIMSILMIVVTSFVYILGWGDVRGVTAYEMLIFVLAQTLLLAKRFVHSFMEVENLSRRLLTLDGLKNEFLANTSHELRTPLHGIINIAQSMLDRYGTQFNEPQKHNLALIANVGRRLSYLINDILDFSNLKNGRLALNRRPVNVQAAVNSVLEVLGHTVGKKKLQFVKEWPSSLPKVDADEDRLIQILYNLLGNAVKFTEEGKIVISAKAGTREMEISIKDTGSGIAQEHLSHIFEPFNRGANAEDEGYSGTGLGLGIVRRLVELHGGHIRVESRLGKGSTFYFILPLAQTGTLGHEAQKDVSPAVILQPGVTSGQNVIPHEEDALERVQTVPYKVLAVDDDEVNLRVLEELLYATGCSVVAVDHAEEALHMLNGRTRFDLVITDWMMPEMSGIELCRRIRERYSLSELPVLLLTARDLPGDIRAGFMAGANDFLRKPVDAEELKARVRTLLNMRHSAEEAVRSEMAFLQAQIKPHFLYNALNVIVSTVAVDPDKAAELLMELSQYLRGSFDFQNRENTVPLSKELELVESYVALEKARFEERLQVTVEVGRNIRSLIPPLSIQPIVENAIRHGVMQRATGGTVRVVVQEDGTDFVVSVTDDGVGIPPERLEQLLSDDHISSSVGLRNIHRRLIHMYGEGLRIESNPMQGTTVSFRVPETISPRNTDE; via the coding sequence ATGAAAAAACAGGGTGTTTTATTTTTTATTATACTTCTGCTTGCGGTTGCGTTGCCGGTGTATCCGTTAGTGTCGGGTGTTTTATCCGGGAACAGTCATTGGAAAGCTCACAACGGCGTTATTGATTTGCGTAATTGGGACCCCAAAAAGGAAGGCCCTGTACAGCTGGGAGGGGAATGGGAATTTTATCCCAATCAGCTTGTGCAACCTCCATCCTTTCATGGAATACAAGATAAGGATTGGGAAAATCATCAGAGTTCTTCAGAGTTGGGGATGGAAACGAGATCTCCTGCCAAGATTGTGGATGTGCCTGGTAGATGGAATCAGTGGATGCCTGAGGGACAGGCGACGGGATATGGCACCTACCATGTCCGTCTACTGTTACCTGAAAAAGTGGAAAATCTGTATGGCATCCATATGCAAAATATTCGCAGCTCCAGCCGAGTATGGATTGACGGAGCAGAGGTGGGGGCGAGTGGTATTCCCTCTGTTTCAGCCGACAAGGGCGAGCAGGGCAATGCTCCCTATGTTGGATTTGCAGCGGTAGATGGACATTCGGCTGATATTACCGTGCATGTAGCTAATTATAGCTATTCCTCCGGTGGGATCATTTATCCGCTGTTGTTTGGGGATTATGCCAGTATTACGCATAGCCGGGAAGTAGCGATGGCGGAGGACACCGTACTGGTAGCAGGATTTTTTATCCCTACCGTATTTTTTATCATGCTGTACCTTTTACGTAAAAAAGAGAAGGCACTGCTTTACTTAGCATGCTCTTGCATCGCGGCATTATTTTACATTCTGACACATGGAGAGAAGCTGCTAGCCTGGGGAATACCAGATTTACCTTATGAATGGATACTAAAAATACAGTCGTTCTCTTCAACGCTGTTCTACTATTTTCTGATCCGCTATGTTCATCTTTCGACGCAGATTGTTATGAATCGGATCGTGCTGCGCTTCTATCATATTACAACCGCACTGATGCTGGGTATGGGGCTATTTTTGCCTACATTGGTACTCTCATCCTTTGAATTGTTTATTCTTCTTTTTGGTGTAGTCAGTGTGGGATACGTGTTACTAATCTTGATTCGTGGGCTTCTTCAACAGACGGATGACGCTGCACTGCTAGTCATTAGTATTATGAGCATTCTTATGATTGTAGTGACTAGTTTTGTGTATATTCTGGGCTGGGGAGATGTACGTGGGGTGACAGCCTATGAAATGCTCATATTCGTATTGGCTCAAACGCTGCTGCTGGCCAAACGTTTTGTACATTCGTTTATGGAGGTTGAGAACCTGTCACGACGATTGCTCACACTGGATGGGTTGAAAAACGAATTTCTGGCGAACACGTCACATGAACTGCGCACTCCTCTGCATGGAATTATTAATATCGCTCAATCCATGCTAGACCGCTACGGGACACAATTCAATGAGCCGCAAAAGCACAATTTGGCCTTGATTGCGAATGTAGGACGCAGACTTTCTTATTTAATTAACGATATTCTGGATTTTTCTAATTTGAAAAATGGCAGATTAGCCTTAAATCGTCGGCCTGTCAATGTACAGGCAGCTGTGAATTCCGTGCTTGAGGTATTGGGGCATACGGTGGGTAAGAAAAAGCTTCAATTCGTCAAAGAATGGCCCAGTTCGTTGCCCAAAGTAGATGCGGATGAGGATCGGCTGATTCAGATTTTATACAATTTGTTGGGTAATGCGGTGAAATTTACGGAGGAAGGCAAAATCGTAATCTCTGCCAAAGCGGGGACCCGTGAAATGGAAATCAGTATAAAGGATACCGGCTCCGGTATTGCCCAGGAGCATCTTTCGCATATATTTGAACCTTTTAACCGAGGGGCGAATGCTGAGGATGAAGGATACAGTGGGACAGGGCTTGGATTAGGCATAGTCCGTCGTCTGGTGGAACTGCATGGGGGTCATATCCGGGTAGAATCTAGATTAGGTAAGGGTTCGACCTTTTATTTTATACTGCCCTTGGCGCAGACCGGAACGTTGGGACATGAAGCTCAAAAAGATGTTTCGCCTGCGGTTATATTGCAGCCTGGCGTGACGTCGGGTCAGAATGTGATTCCGCATGAAGAGGATGCACTGGAGCGAGTCCAGACTGTCCCTTACAAAGTGCTGGCTGTAGATGACGACGAGGTTAACCTTCGGGTGCTGGAGGAACTATTATATGCCACAGGTTGTAGCGTGGTGGCTGTGGATCATGCCGAGGAGGCACTTCACATGCTGAATGGCCGTACCCGATTTGACCTGGTCATTACGGACTGGATGATGCCGGAAATGTCCGGTATTGAGCTGTGCCGACGGATAAGGGAACGGTATTCCCTGTCCGAGCTACCGGTGTTGCTCCTGACGGCACGCGATCTGCCCGGCGATATCCGCGCAGGTTTTATGGCCGGAGCGAATGATTTTCTACGTAAGCCTGTTGATGCTGAGGAATTAAAGGCACGTGTGCGCACGCTGCTGAACATGCGCCATTCAGCGGAGGAAGCGGTGCGTTCTGAAATGGCCTTTTTACAGGCACAAATCAAGCCGCATTTTCTGTACAATGCCTTGAATGTCATTGTTTCCACCGTAGCCGTAGACCCGGACAAAGCAGCGGAGCTGCTCATGGAGCTAAGCCAGTATTTGCGGGGGAGCTTTGATTTTCAGAACAGGGAGAATACGGTACCGTTATCCAAGGAGCTGGAATTGGTAGAATCGTATGTGGCACTGGAAAAAGCACGATTTGAAGAACGTTTGCAGGTAACCGTAGAGGTAGGGAGGAACATCCGGTCGCTCATCCCGCCGTTAAGTATTCAACCCATCGTGGAAAATGCGATACGGCATGGTGTGATGCAACGGGCAACAGGTGGAACCGTGCGAGTGGTTGTGCAGGAGGATGGAACCGATTTTGTGGTCAGCGTGACCGATGACGGCGTAGGGATTCCACCGGAGCGACTGGAACAACTGCTGTCGGATGATCATATATCTTCCAGCGTGGGACTGCGTAATATCCATCGCCGTCTTATCCATATGTATGGAGAAGGACTGCGGATTGAAAGTAATCCTATGCAAGGGACGACGGTAAGCTTCCGTGTGCCGGAAACGATTTCGCCCCGGAATACCGATGAATAA
- a CDS encoding response regulator → MKAILIDDERSALTYLERLLEADGRLTVMGKYTSAQAGLDHLASERADIVFIDIGMPEMNGLEAAEWIQQLDSHIHIVFVTAYSEYAIEAFELQALDYLLKPVHARRLSKTIDRIAATLADSRSSSKGIAGEQSPKVRCFQKLEILEVGQEAVGAKPLKWRTLKSQELFSFLLHHEGEWVSKEQLLDALWPEYHLDKAVVHLHTSIYQIRKALKERMQDTKLEYNLDRYRLNRNGWITDVELFERGISEWAASGSGGTPRIDSLLALYRGNYLEEHDYPWAYAKREKLRSMYLACASELAREELRSGRTRQSVQRLLSLQQREPYSDDICSLLLTAYAQLGDYTAAQKHYESFVRILEDELGIEPQQVTHQLYVQLKTQTLPA, encoded by the coding sequence ATGAAGGCGATTTTGATTGATGATGAGAGGTCGGCATTAACCTACTTGGAACGGTTGCTGGAGGCGGACGGACGGTTAACGGTAATGGGGAAATATACGTCTGCACAAGCGGGGCTGGATCATCTGGCGTCAGAACGTGCGGATATTGTTTTTATAGATATCGGAATGCCAGAGATGAACGGTCTGGAGGCCGCCGAGTGGATTCAACAGCTGGATTCCCATATTCATATCGTCTTTGTGACCGCGTACTCGGAATATGCTATTGAAGCGTTCGAGCTGCAAGCACTGGATTACTTGTTAAAGCCTGTTCATGCCCGGCGGCTATCCAAAACGATAGATCGGATTGCAGCCACGCTGGCTGATTCCCGTTCTTCCAGCAAGGGAATTGCGGGAGAGCAATCCCCCAAGGTACGTTGTTTTCAAAAGCTTGAAATTTTGGAGGTTGGACAGGAAGCAGTAGGAGCGAAACCACTCAAATGGCGCACATTAAAGTCACAGGAGCTATTTTCCTTTTTACTACACCATGAAGGGGAATGGGTGAGCAAAGAACAATTGCTGGATGCGCTGTGGCCTGAATATCATTTGGACAAGGCTGTTGTTCACCTGCACACGTCCATTTATCAAATTCGCAAGGCGTTGAAAGAACGGATGCAAGATACGAAGCTGGAATACAATCTGGATCGCTACCGCTTGAACCGCAATGGCTGGATTACAGATGTGGAGCTATTCGAGCGGGGAATATCCGAATGGGCTGCATCCGGTAGCGGCGGTACGCCGCGTATTGATAGCCTGTTGGCTCTATACCGTGGCAACTACCTGGAGGAGCACGATTACCCGTGGGCGTATGCAAAAAGGGAGAAGCTGCGCAGTATGTATCTGGCATGTGCTTCTGAGCTGGCGAGAGAAGAGCTTCGCTCAGGTCGTACCCGGCAGTCTGTTCAGCGCTTGCTCAGCCTACAGCAGCGGGAGCCGTACTCAGACGATATCTGCAGTCTGCTGCTGACCGCCTATGCCCAACTGGGCGATTATACCGCTGCGCAAAAGCATTATGAAAGCTTCGTCAGAATATTGGAAGATGAGTTGGGTATTGAACCGCAGCAGGTGACGCATCAGTTATACGTGCAATTAAAAACACAGACGCTACCTGCGTAA